One genomic segment of Papaver somniferum cultivar HN1 unplaced genomic scaffold, ASM357369v1 unplaced-scaffold_6, whole genome shotgun sequence includes these proteins:
- the LOC113343440 gene encoding probable glucan endo-1,3-beta-glucosidase BG4 — MEAKGIITMLALAMFVAHQLSVTSAGRIGVCYGTVADNLPSPQEVINLYKKYGIQMMRLFAPTPEILEALRGTGILVSVGVENEDLKVLSSSQESANSWVATHIVLYKDNVTFGWISAGNEVIPGTLAQYVPGAMTNIYNALVNVSLDQIKVTTVVPASALGTTYPPSAGAFKDEVVDVMTQVSKFLQSHGATLMVNVYPYFAYAENSADISLPYAQFAADKPIVDGNLSYYSLYAAMVDCFNAALEKIGAPDVAVVVSESGWPSAGNEPYTSVANAKAYNANLIKSVLSEGTPRRPNQQYDAFLFAMFNEDLKMPAGVEQNFGLFYPNMDPVYPLF; from the exons ATGGAAGCAAAAGGGATAATCActatgctagcactagcaatgtTTGTTGCTCACCAATTGTCTGTCACTA GTGCTGGTCGAATTGGGGTTTGCTACGGAACAGTTGCAGACAATCTACCTTCACCACAAGAAGTAATAAATCTCTACAAAAAATATGGAATCCAAATGATGAGATTATTTGCACCAACACCTGAAATATTAGAAGCATTAAGAGGAACTGGGATTTTAGTCTCAGTTGGTGTCGAGAATGAAGATTTAAAGGTTCTTTCATCGAGCCAAGAGTCTGCTAATTCATGGGTGGCAACACATATTGTCCTGTACAAAGATAACGTTACGTTTGGTTGGATCTCAGCTGGAAACGAAGTTATCCCTGGAACACTGGCTCAGTATGTCCCTGGAGCCATGACCAACATTTATAACGCTCTGGTGAATGTCAGCTTAGATCAGATTAAGGTTACTACAGTTGTTCCAGCATCTGCTCTTGGCACTACTTACCCTCCTTCAGCAGGTGCTTTTAAGGATGAAGTTGTCGATGTTATGACTCAAGTTTCCAAATTTTTACAAAGTCATGGTGCAACATTAATGGTTAATGTATACCCATACTTTGCTTATGCCGAAAATTCAGCAGATATTTCTCTGCCTTATGCACAATTTGCTGCTGATAAACCTATTGTAGATGGAAACTTGAGTTATTACAGTCTCTATGCTGCGATGGTAGATTGTTTCAATGCAGCTTTAGAGAAGATAGGTGCACCTGATGTTGCGGTTGTTGTATCTGAAAGTGGTTGGCCAAGCGCTGGAAATGAGCCTTATACAAGTGTAGCTAATGCAAAGGCTTACAATGCGAACCTTATTAAGAGCGTTTTGAGCGAGGGAACCCCAAGAAGACCCAATCAGCAATACGATGCATTTCTGTTTGCGATGTTTAATGAGGATTTAAAAATGCCTGCTGGTGTTGAACAgaattttggtttattttatcCTAATATGGACCCTGTTTATCCCTTATTTTGA
- the LOC113343536 gene encoding uncharacterized RING finger protein P4H10.07-like — protein MDVVDDWRSHLSASSRERILGKILETLKRVAPHRPEEFHAVESIARRFEGNVYNSATSQSDYLRRISLKMLTASSRSFRVNSSNTTTATTTTAASASTSATTIATAATATNTTTTDSNESRVTRSGRLPLLFFVPGQFTETPTCKKRKAGILEPESVKRRLSVMEFGVYLRKSGKKVEEADSICPVCLDCLKTTDEIRELASCSHVFHKGCLDMWIDKQRFSCPYCRADL, from the exons ATGGATGTTGTTGATGATTGGAGAAGTCACTTAAGTGCTAGCTCTAGAGAGAGGATTTTAGGAAAAAT ACTTGAAACTCTTAAGAGGGTTGCTCCCCATCGCCCTGAGGAATTTCATGCAGTAGAATCGATTGCTAGACGATTCGAGGGTAATGTGTACAACTCTGCCACAAGTCAG TCAGATTACCTACGGAGAATAAGCTTGAAGATGCTGACTGCAAGCTCTCGAAGCTTCCGAGTTAACTCTTCCAATACTACTACTGCTACTACTACTACCGCTGCTTCTGCTTCTACATCTGCCACTACAATAGCAACGGCTGCCACTGCTACTAATACTACTACTACTGATTCAAATGAAAGTCGCGTCACTAGATCAG GACGCCTCCcacttcttttctttgttccaGGACAGTTTACTGAAACGCCAACATGTAAAAAAAGAAAGGCCGGCATCCTTGAACCAGAGTCAGTAAAAAGGAGGTTATCAGTAATGGAATTTGGCGTCTACCTAAGGAAATCTGGGAAGAAGGTTGAGGAAGCGGATTCCATTTGCCCTGTATGCTTGGACTGTTTGAAGACAACTGACGAGATTAGAGAGCTGGCTAGTTGCTCTCATGTGTTTCACAAAGGGTGTTTGGATATGTGGATTGATAAGCAGCGTTTCTCATGCCCATATTGTAGAGCAGATCTCTGA